A genomic segment from Lignipirellula cremea encodes:
- a CDS encoding PSD1 and planctomycete cytochrome C domain-containing protein, whose protein sequence is MHCLERLSRHVLDIVRRHGSPGARGVLVLCLALAVVHVGPAVTAETAEPGDVDYLRELKPLLARKCYACHGALRQEAGLRLDTAAFLRQGGDSGAAMLPGDAAGSLLRQKVADPDPDTRMPPEGEGERLTADEVDLFSRWINQGADSPADEAPEASPADHWAYQPPVRPPVPAIAPEHAGWVRGPIDAFVAAAHQQQELQPSLPAEPHVLLRRVHLDLTGLPPTREELRAFTADPSDAAYAAVVERLLSDPAYGERWGRHWLDVWRYSDWSGEFDNQVRGAPQGMWRWRDWVIESLNQDQGYDQMVVEMLAGDETAPNDPQVLRATGFLARNFYRFNRNVWLSDAVEHVSKAFLGVTMECCKCHDHKFDPITQQEYYQLRAFFEPHHVRQYPTTDGLEMHRVFDQDLDQATYLFHRGDEKQPVTSKPLSPLTPARFGPSPAIVPVDLPVAAFYPSLADYESDPDRIRQEAETAVTAAAKELERSQEKLAAARQALSTADGPEREDALKLTAELELRLAAAEHSVAAAALLAETLTARLAAERAKYADANDRPAPEQILALRQHADQLDRRLRRLEIDRDLAQYRYEVETALRSGRGPNKAQKKLDTARAQLAEWRENPRAGYRPLGEQHPMVSSGRRLALARWIVGRQNPLASRVAVNHLWLRHFGAPLAADVGDFGMRSRRPPLADLLDYLAVDLQENGWTMKRLHRQIVLSSVYRQRSAGPQSSPGNFVRDPENRYFWRMNARRVEAEVVRDSILHVSGALDRTQGGMEIGLDAAPQSLRRSIYLRHAHERVSPFLQWFDSASSLECYRRKSTILPQQALALSNSPMPIEQSRRLAKKLKGEAAVTADEAAFVQLAWETILSRSPSPAEQAACQAFLDSQATRHSAEEDSLPDEPPSPEADGVRLATPPSTDPQQRARENLLHVLFNHNEFITIR, encoded by the coding sequence ATGCATTGCTTGGAACGCCTTTCACGGCATGTACTGGACATCGTCCGACGACACGGCTCTCCCGGGGCGCGGGGGGTGCTCGTCCTGTGCCTGGCGCTGGCCGTGGTCCACGTCGGTCCGGCAGTCACAGCGGAAACTGCGGAGCCAGGAGACGTGGACTACCTGCGGGAATTGAAGCCGCTGCTGGCCCGCAAGTGCTACGCCTGTCATGGAGCGTTGCGGCAGGAAGCCGGGCTGCGGCTGGATACGGCCGCCTTCCTGCGGCAGGGAGGCGACTCGGGCGCTGCAATGCTTCCCGGCGACGCCGCCGGCAGCCTGTTGCGCCAGAAGGTCGCCGATCCTGATCCCGACACGCGGATGCCGCCTGAAGGGGAAGGCGAACGGCTCACCGCCGATGAAGTCGATCTGTTCAGCCGCTGGATCAATCAGGGCGCCGACAGTCCGGCCGACGAGGCGCCGGAAGCCTCGCCAGCGGATCACTGGGCCTATCAGCCGCCCGTTCGTCCGCCTGTGCCGGCGATCGCGCCAGAGCATGCGGGCTGGGTTCGTGGTCCGATCGATGCCTTTGTGGCGGCGGCGCATCAACAGCAGGAACTGCAGCCTTCTCTGCCGGCCGAGCCGCACGTCCTGCTGCGTCGCGTCCATCTGGATCTGACGGGCCTGCCGCCGACGCGGGAAGAGTTGCGGGCCTTTACCGCCGACCCGTCGGACGCCGCGTATGCCGCGGTGGTGGAGCGTTTGCTGTCCGATCCGGCTTACGGCGAACGCTGGGGACGGCACTGGCTGGATGTCTGGCGATACAGCGACTGGTCCGGCGAGTTCGACAACCAGGTTCGCGGGGCGCCCCAGGGGATGTGGCGGTGGCGGGACTGGGTAATTGAGTCGCTCAACCAGGACCAGGGTTACGACCAGATGGTGGTCGAAATGCTGGCCGGCGACGAAACCGCCCCGAACGATCCCCAGGTCCTGAGAGCGACCGGCTTCCTGGCGCGGAACTTTTACCGCTTCAACCGGAACGTCTGGCTGTCGGATGCAGTCGAGCATGTCAGCAAGGCGTTTCTCGGCGTCACCATGGAGTGCTGCAAGTGCCACGACCACAAGTTCGATCCGATTACGCAACAAGAGTACTATCAACTGCGGGCCTTCTTTGAGCCGCACCATGTGCGGCAATACCCAACGACCGACGGCCTGGAAATGCATCGCGTGTTCGATCAGGACCTGGACCAGGCGACGTACCTGTTCCACCGGGGCGATGAGAAACAGCCGGTGACGAGCAAGCCGTTGTCTCCTCTCACGCCAGCCCGTTTCGGTCCGTCGCCGGCGATCGTCCCGGTCGACTTGCCGGTCGCGGCGTTCTATCCGTCGCTGGCGGATTACGAAAGCGATCCCGATCGGATCCGCCAGGAAGCAGAAACGGCAGTCACCGCCGCGGCGAAGGAACTTGAGCGATCCCAGGAGAAGCTGGCCGCCGCCCGGCAGGCGCTGTCGACTGCGGACGGACCAGAGCGGGAGGACGCTCTCAAACTCACGGCCGAACTGGAACTGCGTCTGGCGGCCGCTGAGCACAGCGTCGCGGCCGCGGCCCTGCTGGCGGAAACCCTGACAGCGCGCCTGGCTGCTGAACGGGCTAAGTACGCCGACGCGAACGATCGTCCCGCGCCGGAGCAGATCCTTGCGCTTCGCCAGCATGCCGATCAACTGGACCGGCGACTGCGACGTCTGGAAATCGATCGCGACCTCGCCCAGTATCGCTACGAGGTGGAGACGGCTCTGCGATCGGGTCGCGGGCCGAACAAAGCACAGAAGAAGCTCGACACGGCACGCGCCCAGTTGGCGGAGTGGCGGGAGAACCCAAGAGCCGGCTATCGCCCGCTGGGCGAACAGCATCCCATGGTCAGCAGTGGTCGACGGCTGGCGCTGGCCCGCTGGATTGTCGGCCGGCAGAATCCGCTGGCGTCGCGGGTCGCCGTCAATCACCTCTGGCTGCGACATTTCGGCGCGCCGCTGGCTGCCGATGTGGGCGACTTTGGCATGCGGAGTCGCCGTCCCCCTTTGGCCGATCTGCTCGACTATCTGGCTGTCGACCTGCAGGAAAACGGCTGGACCATGAAGCGACTGCATCGCCAGATCGTGCTGTCGAGCGTCTATCGGCAACGGTCGGCTGGCCCGCAGTCGTCGCCGGGGAACTTCGTTCGCGATCCCGAGAACCGCTATTTCTGGCGGATGAACGCCCGCCGGGTGGAAGCCGAAGTGGTTCGCGACAGTATCCTGCATGTGTCCGGGGCCCTGGATCGCACGCAGGGAGGAATGGAGATCGGACTGGACGCGGCGCCCCAGTCGCTCCGCCGCAGCATTTATTTGCGCCATGCGCACGAACGGGTTTCCCCCTTTCTGCAGTGGTTCGACAGCGCAAGTTCGCTCGAATGTTATCGGCGGAAGTCGACCATTCTGCCGCAACAGGCGTTGGCCTTGTCGAACAGTCCAATGCCGATCGAGCAGTCGCGCCGGCTGGCGAAAAAGCTGAAGGGGGAAGCTGCTGTAACGGCGGACGAGGCGGCGTTTGTGCAGCTGGCCTGGGAAACGATCTTGTCGCGTTCGCCTTCGCCGGCCGAGCAGGCGGCCTGCCAGGCTTTCCTGGATTCGCAGGCAACGCGTCACTCGGCGGAGGAAGACAGCCTGCCCGACGAACCGCCCTCGCCGGAAGCAGACGGCGTGCGTCTGGCGACGCCGCCGTCGACCGACCCGCAGCAAAGGGCGCGGGAGAACCTGCTGCACGTACTGTTCAACCATAATGAATTTATCACGATCCGCTGA
- the glmS gene encoding glutamine--fructose-6-phosphate transaminase (isomerizing) — protein sequence MCGIVGYIGHRESSPFLLEGLRRLEYRGYDSAGIAVLGQNGLKICKTAGRIQGLVDKLIDTPLAGTVGIGHTRWATHGQATEVNAHPHHDGGSRIAVVHNGVIENYQSIKTTLEGKGRRFYSATDSEVLAQLIGYELESVEPSADDPYRHLVTAVKAALDQVRGTYGLAVVFRDYPDVLIAARLGSPLVVGIGTGENFLASDASPLVGHTDRIVYLADHQIAVVTADRLDVSHREAGQVHWNAEAMPINAADSGLSGFDHYMLQEIYEQPTSLENAMRGRLSEEHATAVFGGLNLTPRQMRGVNRLVLTACGTSWHAALVGEYLIEELAGIPVEVEYASELRYRNPPLDPETLLFAITQSGETADTLAALREMKRKGHHTLAICNVVGSSIAQEADGGIYLHAGPEVGVASTKAYTSQCVVLAMLALYFGRLRHMSFDAGLRIIESLQALPAQLEKTLEVNDRVKKVAERYAHCNNFLYMGRQFNFPTALEGALKLKEISYIHAEGYPAAEMKHGPIALVDEHTPSVFIMPHGKVYDKVMANLEEVKARGGPVIVVACEGDTDAARLADEVIYTPHVEEFLQPIISVAPLQLLAYHIAVLRGCDVDKPRNLAKSVTVE from the coding sequence ATGTGCGGAATCGTAGGATACATAGGGCATCGCGAAAGTTCCCCTTTCCTCCTGGAAGGACTGCGACGCCTGGAATACCGCGGATACGATAGCGCTGGCATTGCCGTGCTCGGCCAGAACGGCCTGAAAATTTGCAAAACGGCGGGACGCATCCAGGGGCTGGTCGACAAACTGATCGATACGCCGCTGGCGGGAACCGTTGGTATTGGCCACACCCGCTGGGCGACCCATGGCCAGGCGACCGAAGTGAACGCGCATCCGCATCACGACGGTGGATCGCGGATCGCGGTTGTGCATAACGGCGTGATCGAAAACTATCAAAGCATCAAGACCACGCTGGAAGGGAAAGGCCGCCGTTTTTATTCGGCCACTGACAGCGAAGTGCTGGCCCAGCTGATTGGCTACGAACTGGAATCCGTCGAGCCGAGCGCCGACGACCCGTATCGCCACCTGGTCACCGCCGTGAAGGCCGCGCTGGACCAGGTCCGCGGCACCTATGGCCTGGCCGTGGTGTTTCGCGATTATCCCGACGTGCTGATCGCCGCCCGGCTGGGCAGCCCGCTGGTGGTCGGGATTGGCACAGGCGAGAATTTCCTCGCCAGCGACGCTTCTCCGTTGGTGGGACACACCGATCGGATCGTCTACCTGGCCGATCATCAGATTGCTGTGGTGACGGCGGATCGTCTGGACGTTTCGCATCGCGAAGCCGGCCAGGTCCACTGGAACGCCGAAGCGATGCCGATTAACGCCGCGGACTCCGGCCTGTCGGGCTTCGACCATTACATGCTGCAGGAGATCTACGAGCAGCCAACCTCGCTGGAAAACGCCATGCGGGGCCGTTTGAGCGAAGAGCACGCCACGGCAGTGTTTGGCGGACTGAACCTGACTCCCCGGCAAATGCGGGGCGTCAATCGCCTGGTATTGACCGCCTGTGGAACCAGCTGGCACGCCGCCCTGGTGGGCGAGTACCTGATTGAAGAACTGGCCGGCATTCCGGTCGAGGTCGAATACGCCAGCGAGCTGCGATATCGCAACCCGCCGCTGGATCCGGAAACGCTGTTGTTCGCCATTACGCAAAGCGGCGAGACCGCCGACACGCTGGCCGCCCTTCGCGAGATGAAGCGAAAAGGCCACCACACCCTGGCGATTTGCAACGTCGTGGGCAGCAGCATCGCTCAGGAAGCCGACGGCGGGATCTACCTGCACGCCGGACCTGAAGTGGGCGTTGCCTCGACCAAGGCGTACACTTCGCAATGCGTCGTGCTGGCGATGCTGGCGTTGTACTTCGGCCGTCTGCGTCATATGAGTTTCGACGCCGGACTGCGGATCATCGAATCGCTCCAGGCATTGCCTGCCCAGCTGGAGAAAACGCTGGAGGTCAACGACCGGGTGAAAAAGGTGGCCGAACGCTACGCCCACTGCAATAACTTTTTGTACATGGGACGCCAGTTCAACTTCCCGACGGCTCTTGAAGGCGCTCTGAAACTGAAAGAGATCAGTTATATCCACGCCGAAGGCTATCCGGCGGCGGAAATGAAGCACGGTCCGATCGCCCTGGTTGATGAGCACACGCCTAGCGTCTTCATCATGCCGCACGGGAAGGTTTACGACAAAGTCATGGCCAACCTGGAAGAGGTCAAGGCCCGTGGCGGCCCGGTAATTGTTGTCGCTTGCGAAGGCGATACCGATGCGGCTCGCCTTGCCGATGAAGTAATTTATACGCCTCACGTAGAAGAGTTTTTGCAACCGATAATCAGTGTGGCCCCCCTTCAGTTGCTGGCGTACCATATCGCCGTACTGAGAGGGTGCGACGTTGATAAACCGCGAAATCTCGCGAAGAGTGTTACCGTCGAATAA
- a CDS encoding GntR family transcriptional regulator: MAKKRRSPANPLPDEDPLTRIDRPLTLIAQVEQTLRKAITDGVFPGERLPTTVELADQLGVSRETVRLALESLQTEGLLIKHRRRGTFVNPPQSPSQLTPAAKVVGYLQADYSSEKGSCDVVSRTVSSCMFDGALVEAGNAGYQMVARSSRIPQLRHAFDELSSQISLRGAIFASVAEEKLIRRLSGRNLPVVLLDHDLHLPKVSSVVPDSFGRGKMAVEYLASLGHRRIALAHWQQPDLNPWLLRGYREGMRAAGLRCRRAWEMFVPINPEGAAEVVNTIQSAPLPPTAVICFSNALAHFVVDAAWEKGLQTPQDLSIVGGGGGDVIGLTCTQLDWYELGRSAMAILLRAIAEGDTHQPVHEKIPYVLKEGRTTAPPA, from the coding sequence ATGGCCAAAAAACGCCGTTCCCCCGCGAACCCGCTTCCCGACGAAGACCCGTTGACGCGGATCGATCGTCCTTTGACGCTGATCGCGCAAGTAGAACAGACCTTGCGCAAGGCGATCACCGACGGCGTGTTTCCTGGCGAGCGGTTACCGACGACCGTCGAACTGGCGGATCAGTTGGGCGTCAGCCGCGAGACCGTTCGCCTGGCGCTGGAGTCGCTGCAGACCGAAGGCCTGCTGATCAAACATCGCCGCCGCGGCACATTCGTCAATCCGCCGCAGTCCCCTTCCCAGCTGACGCCGGCCGCCAAAGTCGTTGGCTACCTGCAGGCCGATTACAGTTCCGAAAAGGGCTCCTGCGATGTGGTCTCCCGTACCGTTAGCAGTTGCATGTTCGACGGAGCGCTGGTCGAGGCCGGCAATGCCGGCTATCAAATGGTCGCCCGCAGCTCACGCATTCCGCAGTTGCGGCACGCCTTTGACGAACTGAGTTCGCAGATCTCGCTGCGTGGAGCGATCTTTGCCTCGGTCGCGGAAGAGAAGCTGATCCGCCGACTCAGCGGACGCAACCTGCCGGTCGTGCTGCTGGATCACGACCTGCATCTGCCCAAGGTCAGTTCGGTGGTGCCCGACTCCTTTGGCCGGGGAAAGATGGCAGTCGAGTACCTCGCCAGCCTGGGCCATCGCCGGATCGCGCTGGCGCACTGGCAACAGCCGGATCTAAATCCGTGGCTGCTCCGCGGCTATCGCGAGGGGATGCGGGCCGCCGGGCTCCGCTGCCGCCGCGCCTGGGAGATGTTTGTACCGATCAACCCCGAAGGCGCCGCCGAAGTGGTCAACACGATCCAGTCCGCGCCGTTGCCGCCGACCGCGGTGATCTGTTTCAGTAACGCCCTTGCCCATTTTGTGGTTGACGCCGCCTGGGAGAAAGGGCTGCAGACCCCGCAGGATTTAAGCATCGTCGGCGGCGGCGGAGGCGATGTGATCGGCCTGACCTGCACGCAGCTGGACTGGTACGAACTGGGACGCTCCGCAATGGCGATCCTGCTACGGGCGATCGCCGAGGGAGACACCCACCAGCCAGTTCATGAGAAGATCCCGTACGTTCTCAAAGAAGGACGCACCACCGCGCCGCCTGCGTGA
- a CDS encoding NAD(P)H-hydrate dehydratase: protein MDDLTRLPPREADSHKGTYGRVLLIGGSRGMAGSISLAGMAALRSGAGLVTLAVPDDCLDTVAGFHPCYMTIPLPADADGELAFDVRDLLSDPLQSANAVAVGPGFGDRDSVRAFVLELYRSHKGPLVVDADGLNALACHRDQLPQVAGVRVFTPHPREFARLTGEHPQSAEAEEQAGLQFAAPIRDSVLVLKGHRTLVTDGQQVWRNQTGNPGMATGGCGDVLTGMIAALLGQGLSAWDAARYAVRLHGLAGDIAAAELGQISLTAIDLLTFLPTAIQQEQAR, encoded by the coding sequence ATGGACGACTTGACCCGTCTGCCTCCCCGCGAGGCGGATAGCCATAAAGGAACCTACGGTCGGGTGCTGCTTATCGGCGGTTCCCGCGGCATGGCGGGCTCGATCTCGCTGGCCGGCATGGCCGCTTTGCGTTCCGGCGCCGGACTGGTGACTCTCGCCGTTCCGGATGACTGCCTGGATACAGTGGCCGGTTTTCATCCGTGCTACATGACGATTCCTTTGCCTGCGGACGCCGACGGAGAATTGGCGTTTGACGTGCGGGATCTTCTGTCCGACCCGCTGCAGTCGGCAAATGCCGTTGCCGTCGGCCCTGGCTTTGGCGATCGCGATTCCGTGCGTGCTTTCGTCCTGGAACTGTACCGTTCCCACAAGGGACCGCTGGTCGTCGACGCCGACGGGCTCAATGCACTGGCCTGTCACCGAGATCAATTGCCGCAGGTCGCAGGCGTGCGGGTGTTTACGCCGCATCCGAGAGAGTTTGCACGACTCACGGGCGAGCATCCGCAATCGGCGGAGGCTGAGGAGCAGGCCGGGCTCCAGTTTGCTGCACCGATACGCGACAGCGTGCTCGTGCTCAAAGGGCATCGAACGCTCGTCACCGACGGACAGCAAGTCTGGCGAAACCAGACCGGCAATCCCGGCATGGCGACAGGCGGCTGCGGCGACGTCCTGACCGGCATGATCGCTGCCCTGCTGGGGCAAGGACTGTCGGCCTGGGATGCGGCCCGCTATGCGGTGCGGCTGCACGGACTGGCGGGCGACATTGCAGCCGCCGAACTGGGGCAGATATCGCTGACCGCGATCGATCTGCTCACCTTCCTCCCAACTGCAATCCAGCAGGAGCAGGCCCGTTAG